In Pseudochaenichthys georgianus chromosome 6, fPseGeo1.2, whole genome shotgun sequence, a single window of DNA contains:
- the LOC117447850 gene encoding uncharacterized protein produces MTTNIISSSVIMSPRKRTLVPVSSRRKAADDHFPFNLLPVECQLHVLSFLNEVDKCSCALVCLRWSCLVRSWKLWRVADYSRRGVFHMGQEGLLVSNREFERWKAWVHHYTHHLVSRRASLLTLKASFDLGDRCNNWSELLGHLLDHVHCRDLSHLDLNWTFTLLEPLDLRVHSSSSSHQDSITKMDQVTSFQELLTKLTHSCPRISKMRLHFDWSDVSMSLLTNFQQLRVLELKYFWVFKGVTPSTLQHLTKSLPNLKSLTLQILVPLRNLGISYTLESQSLEFLDVSPSRGLVFSCLKLPALRELRAKKIVRGITLDRRTRLRIQSRWPCLYHVLREGTPRLQALNNERLLPTWREERYGEMSAILEQSCYCVQHLDSWLW; encoded by the exons ATGACCACCAACATTATATCATCATCTGTCATCATGTCGCCACGAAAAAGAACCCTGGTCCCTGTCAGCAGCCGGAGGAAAGCAGCGGACGACCACTTCCCCTTCAACTTGCTGCCGGTGGAGTGCCAGCTGCAcgtcctgtcctttctgaacgAGGTGGATAAATGCAGCTGTGCTCTTGTCTGCCTCCGCTGGAGCTGCCTGGTCCGCTCCTGGAAGCTGTGGCGGGTGGCCGACTACTCCCGGCGCGGGGTCTTCCACATGGGCCAGGAGGGGCTGCTGGTTTCGAACCGGGAGTTTGAGCGCTGGAAAGCCTGGGTCCACCACTACACCCACCACCTGGTGTCCCGCAGGGCCAGCCTGCTCACGCTGAAGGCCAGCTTCGACCTGGGGGACCGCTGCAACAATTGGAGCGAGCTGCTGGGCCACCTGCTGGACCACGTGCACTGCAGAGACCTCAGCCACCTGGACCTGAACTGGACCTTCACCCTGCTGGAGCCGTTGGACCTCAGGGTGCACTCCAGCTCCAGCTCGCACCAGGACAGCATCACCAAGATGGACCAG GTGACCAGCTTCCAGGAGCTGCTGACCAAACTCACCCACAGCTGCCCCCGCATCTCAAAGATGCGTTTGCACTTCGACTGGTCGGACGTGTCCATGTCACTGCTAACCAACTTCCAGCAGCTTCGAGTCCTCGAGCTCAAGTACTTCTGGGTCTTCAAAGGAGTGACCCCGTCGACGCTGCAGCACCTTACCAAGTCCCTGCCTAACCTGAAGTCCCTGACTCTACAGATCCTGGTGCCGCTGAGGAACCTGGGCATCTCGTACACTCTGGAGTCTCAGTCTCTAGAGTTCCTGGACGTGTCCCCCAGCCGAGGCTTGGTGTTCTCCTGCCTGAAGCTCCCCGCCCTGCGCGAGCTTCGAGCCAAGAAGATTGTGCGAGGCATCACCCTAGACCGGAGGACCCGGCTGAGGATCCAGAGCCGCTGGCCCTGTCTGTACCACGTCCTGCGGGAGGGCACGCCCCGGCTCCAGGCCCTCAACAATGAGAGGCTCCTCCCCACATGGAGAGAGGAGAGATACGGGGAGATGTCGGCAATCCTGGAACAGTCCTGCTACTGCGTGCAGCACCTCGACAGCTGGCTCTGGTAG